Genomic DNA from Porites lutea chromosome 4, jaPorLute2.1, whole genome shotgun sequence:
GCTGTCTGTAGGTATTAATAGCGTAAATTGCTATTATAGGACACAGAATCCGGATGTTGTGCAGTGCAGCTGCTCTGTTGAGTGCGTTGAATGCATTAGAGGCGTCGATGAGAAGTACGGCATCAGTGTCATCTGATTCAAATATAGTATGCATAGCGTGTATTGCAGCCTCGCTTCCGGACTTTTGTCCAGCACACAGCTGGAGTGAGCCGCTGGCATCGACAACATCCTTCTTAACAACACTCATTACACACTTTCCACAAATTCTCCTTAAAACTTCTCCGACTCCTATTGGTCTAACAGCACCTTCGCCTTTATCCAGTGGAATCAGACGGTTAGCTACCAGGGGCTCTATGGTCATAGGATCAATGTATTGTGTACAGAGAGTCCTCGTCATTGTGGCTATTGCCTCACACAGCCTTGTTGATGACTGTTTAAAGGACTTGCAAGCAAGGATTCTTCTGAAGCCATTCGCGTCAACCCCAGACGGGCCTCCTGCTCCTTTTGTTCTCAAGGCAGCTTGCCTGACCATCTCTCCGTTAATCTCTGTATACACGGATTCCGGATACTGATCATCAATTGGCCCGAAAAGTAGtgaacctaatttggctgattGTGGATTGGgatgtttctgttttaactGCGACATGACCTCATCTGTTAAAGATAGCACACCACCACTAGTTGTTTCACTCAGGAAACGCAGCGCTGAGTTGATTTGACCTTCCAGTACAAGCTTAGCAAAAACCTTAGATCTATCGGGCGGTTCCGACGCCTTGAGTTTTCCGATACGACCTTGAATAATTCTACCTTCGCGTAATAACTTATTAATTTCACCTTGCCTCCAAAGTATTAGGCGCTTAGACAAGACATCTTGATGATCTTTTGCCTTAGACTTCGGGCTTGGCTTTTGGAGCCCTACAGCGAGGAGCACAAAAGCTGCTTTCAGGGATATGTGCTGATTGTCGGAACCACTATTCCAGTCATTAATATGCAAAGTCACTTGATCAATAAAATCTCTTCCTATTTTCCCATACGGtacaagaaaaacgttttttctccAGGTTGCGATCTCGTTGTAAGCATCTGTTATGACTGACGTCGATATAACAATTGCATTACCATCGCTTCGTTTCCCCCAGTTGATCATAGATGGCTTGTaaatggtattatactctggaaGGCATCCCGGGCTGTTTAAATGGTTTTCACTTTGCTCTTTCTGCTCTACGTCTCCTGGGATTTGAGGAGTACTAGCTATATGTAAATCTTGGTTTGATGAGGCTAACAGATTAGCATATTGTGATTCACTCCCTGTTTCTTCAAGAACAGAGAAATCTGTATTTatgggaaaagaagaaaaggtcGAAAAGCCTCTCGAGTTTGCTTCGATTTGAGCGTCCGTAGACACGATTCTTTGAGCGAGAACTCTTGGATTTGCGTCCGTCTGTGTCTCCCACGATAGGTTTTCTGAGCTCTCTTCTAGCGTTTTCTCAAGTCTAGCTGCTTGATCTCGTAAGTTCTGGTTTGAGAGTCCGAGATCTCCATATCCTTTCGCATCCCAGAGCTCACTCATAATTCTGATATAGCCTTTTTTTCTCCCATTACCATCCAGCGGTGGTTGTTCCAATAGTGTCATAGCCACGGCCTCGCGTTTGCAGCTTAGAAGATCGGCATTCATTTGTTCCGTCCATTTGCGTctaggttttaattttcttcggtCAGTCattcttataaataataatgctGGCGATAATCGGAAACTTTTGGCTATaaacaattccaaaaaaaagctggtttaaacattttaagaaattatCCTTGCCTCCGAGAAAACGTGACCGTACCGTACCGTGACTCAACTATTATAAATAGAATTGCCGTTTCACTTGTTTCTTCTGATTTCCAGTTACGGCGACGAAACGCCATTGTGGTGATCCAGATAGCGAACAGTAGAAACGTGTTCATTATGGGGGTCACAATAAATTCCATTATGTTGGTGTAAAAGCTTTTATTGCTTTGCGTAGGACTCTGTATTATTTCTTTACAAGACatcaaaataattttctctgtcTTACAGAATTTATAATCTCATCAATTACTTACTCTATTCAccctttttattattattattattattattattaattattattttttttttttttacttcaggggTGGATAAGAGAGGTTTGAACATTTCTTGATAAGTGTATAAATCCCTTTTTCGTTTAGCCTTGATACAAGGCTCCTCAATGCCTTCTCGTgttatttacattttacttttaattcGCACCGTGCTTAACCCAATCACTCACAGGAGAAACCAACGTGAGAAGTAGACAAAACTGATTCCAAATTTCGTTTCATAAAaccctgaaaaacaaatagtactaTGTACAAGTACTGTCacagaggtttcatttaaataccGTAGCATTTTGTCAACAGACTTGAAAGGTACGggttgtttacatggagggaggaagatcttAGAAGGAACAACTTTTCGTTGGATTAAGGTGCTGAAATTTCGGTCCGTTTAGTTAACAGTCTGAACGCGCCGCcatttttgtgtgttttgttcctagcactaggatcttcctagtgaAGGCAGTTTAtatggtgctaggatcttcctggtacCAGGATCTTCCTACCTCTCAGCTAGGAATATCCTAGCACTAGGAACAAGTACAactttttgcatgtaaactgaatacagaaacTATGGCACTCGGATGATCCGcctactaggatcttcctggtgctaggatcttcctccctccacgTAAACAGTCTCTTAGATTGAACCACCATATACTAAGACTTTATCATTAACTCttgagtgaaagggttaagcaaACTCACCAAACACAATCGTGAGTCCAATCTGCGTTCAGGATCGACTGACCGCAAATTGTTTTAAAGCTTTTAcgaaactctttttttttttccctcccctccctcatTTAGCCGCCAGGGCTCTCCTTATTATCACCCATATAATATATACTTATTGACTCCTATTCTAATgattaaatttaaaacaatggcaATGGAAGTTGCTATTACGTCatttttccataaaaaaataattcatgaagaaaacACGTACGGAatcatagcctgagaaaacaaccgacattcCGCCACACCACCACTTGTTTTCCCGCGAaataacgtctgagaaacgagcgcagaaattccatactgatgacgcgcactaaccagatctgggtagtgcttctgattggttaaagcaCTGAAATTTTCAGCCATTCAGAAGCGCTACCCAGATCTACGTAGTGTCgcttcatcagtatggaattctgcgctcgtttctcagacgtcatttcgcgggaaaaccaaTGGTGGCATGGCggaatgtcggctgttttctcaggctaacgaATTCGGTGAATGTAGTCATGGTGATACGTGTCTTTAAATTAAAGGAACATGATTGAgtttttagctttaattttttggCCAGAATAATGGAAAACCTTTTTTGGGAACAATGTAGAGATCGGAAGGAAAGTTTCTTACAATGATTTCTTTCATATGAATTTATGAAGACAGTTTTAGTAGTACAAGATTCGCTGTGGAAAGCCAATAGACAAAATTGCTATTAAAAGAAACCCAACTTTCGTCCTGTGTTACATAAAAGAATTCAAGAAAGCCTGGCTTTTATCAACCGGGATTTGACAAGTATAATTGAGTGTGTCTCCAAATCTCTAAGTATTGTAAGAGGTGAAgaggttttgaaaacaaatgttgaAACGGCTAGTTATGCcacactgaaaaaaatggcgggtGTTAAGGACGTTTGGTGTTACGAGATTGGGAACACTGGAACTTAGCTGACTTGTAATTAAAGTATCTACTCTATTTGCAATAGAACAATATCTAAAAACCTAAAATCTCACCTTTTGCTAACTTTACATTGCAAGTTGCTACGACTTCGCTGTTATCAATGGATAAACATAACACCAATTCAATAAACCTGGCCAAGCTAGTCGAACGAAACCGAACCAAAAATCATTCGAATCCAATCGATTGGATTGTTGTTCGATTGGTTCTGTAATCGAACATAATCTAACTGTAACTTTTCAGTGAGTTTGATTACCAAACTCAACCGAaccaatcgaactcaatcgacgcgattagttcgattttgttcggcAGAAAGACAAAACGCATCCAGTTTCAATTGAATCGGAAAGACCTCAGTATGTCGATTATAGTTCGACTGGGTTCGATTTCCGAACGTTCGATTAGCTAGGCCGGAAATAAAGTAACTCCCCTTAACTGGAATAAATATGTTTTGGTTCAAATCACGTGCACATCACGGTTTTATATGCCAGGAAGTAGGGGATGCCACATGGCGATAGGTCTTCGCAGCGAGGCTAACATGTGATTCCAGTGTGCAAACCCACTTCCGGTTACTTGCTGTCCAAGAAACACGTGACCGACCATTTGATCAGAACCCTGGGAATGTTTGTTCACTACGAGAACCTTGAATGTAACTTTGGACAGCGTTTCCGAGGTAACCTTGAATGTGAATGCTTCATTGTAAACTGGGTTAACAGTCTTTTTTTGCATGGCTGTTCGCTTTCTTCCCAGTCTTGTTTTGTTTAACGTGAGAAATACCTTAACTGTTGGGCctgtaaaagagaaaaaatagtcGTGCTATAGAGAAGAGAAAAGTCGACGTCAAAAAAACTAAATtggtgaaattatgggattggttgGCATATCCAGAAATATATAccaagataaaaaatatccaCTTGCTAAAATCAGCCGGTTGTTACGTTGAAGTCTTATGCAATACAGCACCACATATTTATTGTCAAATAGATCCCTGATTACTGCAAAACTTACCCCATAATCCAGATTTGGAGTCAATCTTTAGGTTTCTTGCCTTCAGAACTACGATCGTCAGTCGCTGGGTGGTGGGGAAGTAGTTTAATGAAAGGAGCAGCTCGCCAACGTACTCATGACTTGGTAACTGGGCAAAAAATGAATACAAACAATCTAGTTTAGATCGTCATCGTGGAGCTCTCCATACGATAGCGGGTCTATTGTTTTTACTCACCTGGCCAGCATCGAAGCGCACAAACACAACAATAACTTTTACCAACCCTTCCCACAGTAAAGATCGTTCTTCCACAGGCGCGCTCCTGTGAGTCAACGAGAGTGTTACCCTTAATTGTAGGCATTTTCTCAGATTCCGCGTTTGCTCTGAACACGTTACCGCCATGTTGAAATCGCCACCAAAGATAGCTCTTGCCTGCCAAACATAAGCCTGCTCTTCAGGCCACGCGAGTGAAGCTATCGACGTCAGTTTATACGATTTGCAGGACACTTATTGATTTTTTCTTATCTATAGTACTCAGATCTCACTCTGCTGTCCATTGGTCGTTGCAGATCTGATATTAACTAtttagatcttttttttttaccttttgttcGCCGGCGATGTCGTACCATCTGGGTTGCGGTTCACCAAAATCAACCTCGCTCAGTGAAAGTTCCACTTGGCCAATCACATGCGAGTTTGAATACGAATCCAGTTCGATCAGTCGAATGGAAAAAGAAAGTGTATCAATTGGGTTCCCGTCCAGCGAAAACAACACCTCTTCGTTCCACTGTGGTTCAAACGtcattttttgcttttcaatttctctttctcCCAAAGTCTTCCCTCCTTTACAGAGCTGAATAACAGGATGGACGTACGCTGTCTGTATGTTCGTTTTGCAAATGATGCCCTTCGCCTGAACAAGACCAATAATTAGAACGTCTTCATCCTTACTGTATTCAAGCAAGAACTGAAGTTTACCGAAGTCCCCGGGCGTTTCAACAATGTACGGTTCCTCACCACTGGAAATGCTGTCATAGTCCGCGACAGATCCGTTTTCATACGTTTGATAAGTAATTCCCCCTGGCCATTTGCCCTTCTGATTAATAACGTAAGTCTCTTGAGAAGGGCTGCGCCTTCGATGCAATCTGCGGTATCGCCACCATACCCAACAGCACTTGCACAGCACGGCTAACAACGCGGCAGCTAGAGCCGATGCTACACCGACCACTACTGCTAAGACCAAAGATAATTTCACGgccactgaaaaaaaaaaggaaaagattaagtaagccaaataaataaaatggacTGGACTGCCATGACACTGCTTTAAGTACCTGTTTCATACAtaccaggggcacccatcgACGGTTTCTCCTAGATACATTGAAAACCCTTTTTAGGGTCTCCAGAGTACGTTTAGGCCCatagaaatgtattctaagcagcgctataaaatttgtacctgttcggtcatcctaaaCGAACTTGAGTATtatcgaaattacaagggcttattatttttccgaaaactTTAGAGGcagtttaaggtgactcgacccagttttttttaggaggtaccatcctactttgaagctctctggtatccccacctttacttttatcgtaagtataacacatagaatggataacatatagatcaatctacaatataacataaaagttttggcgatcggagtaaatgtcacgtggttataatgccacgcccctttaaggtctgagtcgaaaatctgctgttgccagcatttttttcgtgaaaatatctcggctacacatagtgcgcattagtgccttgcgctgaacagagtttcaccaaaatcgcaaagacccaattcgagaaattcagcggtttccaaatttaggtcataatttatgcgaaaatgataagcaaactttacacggattatatctgataaactatgagattcatctctgtattttgggcatccttataacagatgggtccttgcaagtcagcaaaacgctttagggccttgtaaatgcgcgcgatttcgagcaaagcaagcatatagaaattatagttttcgctatttgttgacgtttgtcggcgtttaagagtcaatctcacgaaaaaagcattttcttaaaaattcgtagttttttttccttcaaattttttcatggccacaattgattaactaactacccggactctgaatttcatggtcattgaaaaactatgacattaccttctataagcccaaacttgagtaaacattgaagatttttagcgttttggctgagtttgtgctttgggagttgtctatagagtactaaagtgtgacgtcataaaaatgaaattttctgaaattatgggatttgtcaggatattctgaaagaacaatgtctaagaggcctacttgccaaaaatgagcatttgggggcaaattgtctcggagatcgtagcccagttatgcttacaaaactccatacaaacccttctaaatttattttgggtcgacccaaaaaaaatttagaagggtttgtatggagttttctgagtataactgggctacgatctccgagacaatttgcccccaaatgctcatttttggcaagtaggcctcttggacattgttctttcagaatatcctgacaaatcccataatttcagaaatttcacttttatgacgtcatcactttagtactctattgtttctagtctgtcattatacagcattcttgttcagcacgcgtgcaatgaccacgcttggctgacttccgaatgctcaccgagatatgataatttagtataaaaaaatagaagggattcccgtcacgagttggtttaattattggcttgtattaaacctatgaaaaaatgatatttttttaatagtaagtagatttagtgtgtagcacttcttgatttttttgcaaaggtacaagaagcacgagaattgattaaaaattgtgagttaaacctctatgtatcacgcgatggcctgtctcactgtaccaaaattatcatattcggaagtcagccaagcgcggtcatcaCATTTACGCAGTATGTCTACTCCTTAGTTAGCTGCCTCTTAATTTGACAGTCCATGTGGTTAAGGATAAATAACGCCTTTGAGTCGTATAAAAGATACAATTCACCGTTCTTGGGTAATTCAATACTTATTTACTTCCTGTTATTGCCGGGTAAAATTCATTCTAGGATATATTAACTTATCTTCCACTAACGTGTGTTTTGACTAAAAGCGGCTATTTTGTCTTTCGAATAGAAGAGAACATTTTTACTGATCGAGTTTCCATTCCTCATAAGTAAACTAAAGTTCGAACTAAAGCGTAGAAGGACTGATTTTCAGAGGGATCCACATCAGACCTTGCATGTCATGCACACTCTAAAAATCCCCTTGCTCTGACTGACAAGGTAAACGTAGTACGTTATTGTTGAGCCGTCGCAAACCAAAATATAATGATTTATCTATTGTAAAAAATTTAAGAAGCAATGATGTTTCACTGTCTTGAACGTACGTTAATTTTAGTTTAAGAATGTCAGTTCAGGGAGCGGCGGAAAAGTTTGAACGTTCTGCTTGTTCATTTGAACGCACTATTTGCCTTTTGCTTTCGCGCAAACGTCTCGCATGGCGAACGTCGAGATTAATGATTTTGTAACTCCTTTTAAACATTCTTCACGGTTTAATCTAGATTTTACTACCATTAAAATCTCGAAAAAGCTTTTATTCTACACGatacatgtttttgttttaccaaaaaataCTGCCGGCCGAACGGatataacaaaaaatgtaatcaaaatttcatttcatttccttaACTTTACCAAGGCAGTTACGATCTATCTATTTCTATCGATTTGAGCTATTTATTTAGTATCACTTTCTGGTACAAGTTCACCTGTTTTCGCTTATTTTTCCTTAGAATGGAAGAAAGTTAAGCTTTCGTATAAAGGATAACAACTCTTCTTTATAATAATTCACTTATAAAT
This window encodes:
- the LOC140935785 gene encoding synaptotagmin-2-like; translation: MAVKLSLVLAVVVGVASALAAALLAVLCKCCWVWWRYRRLHRRRSPSQETYVINQKGKWPGGITYQTYENGSVADYDSISSGEEPYIVETPGDFGKLQFLLEYSKDEDVLIIGLVQAKGIICKTNIQTAYVHPVIQLCKGGKTLGEREIEKQKMTFEPQWNEEVLFSLDGNPIDTLSFSIRLIELDSYSNSHVIGQVELSLSEVDFGEPQPRWYDIAGEQKLPSHEYVGELLLSLNYFPTTQRLTIVVLKARNLKIDSKSGLWGPTVKVFLTLNKTRLGRKRTAMQKKTVNPVYNEAFTFKVTSETLSKVTFKVLVVNKHSQGSDQMVGHVFLGQQVTGSGFAHWNHMLASLRRPIAMWHPLLPGI